In the Candidatus Bathyarchaeia archaeon genome, CTCCGTCGCCCTCGCAGTTGGGTTGACCCCTGAGCTTTTACCCATGATTATCACGGTGAATCTTTCCCGCGGCGCATTAGCCATGTCAAAAAAAGGCGTCATCGTGAAGCGTCTTGCCTCAATCGAGAACTTTGGCAGCATGAACGTGCTTTGTACTGACAAAACAGGCACCCTCACTGAAAACAAGATAACGCTTGTGCTGCATGTTGATCCTGAGGGCAAAGACGATGACAAAGTTCTGTTGTACTCTTACCTTAACAGTTTCTACCAGACCGGCTTAAAAAGCCCTCTTGACGAAGCCATATTGGTCCACGAAGAACACAACTTAGCAGGTTACCAAAAAATCGATGAAGTCCCCTTCGACTTTGTCCGTCGCCGCGTAAGCGTAGTTGTCGAAAAAGACCGCCAACGCTTCTTCATAGCTAAAGGCGCCCCCGAAGAAATCCTCAAAGTCTGCGCCTTCTGCGAAACCAGCGAACTGGTGACGGATCTTGCTGAGGAAATTCGCAAGAAAGCTGAGCAGAAATATTTAGATTTAAGCTCGGAAGGTTTCCGCGTTTTAGGTGTGGCTTACAAGAAACTCAAAGAGGAAAAAGCCACCTACTCAGTCAACGACGAAAGCAACATGGTCTTCTTAGGGTTTGTGGCTTTTCTTGACCCGCCCAAAGAAACCGCCAAACAATCCTTGAAGCTGTTAAGCGACGCAGGAATTGAACTTAAAATTTTGACTGGCGACAACGAGTTGGTTGCCCGAAAAACCTGCGAGCAGCTTGGTTTTGAAGTTAAAGGGGTTGCTTTGGGAAGCGAAATTGTGCAGATGCATGATGACGCTTTGGCCCGCGTAGTGGAAGACGCCAACGTTTTTGCACGAGTGACTCCCGTTCAGAAAGACCGCATAATTAACCTGCTCAAAGGCAACGGTCACGTTGTCGGCTTTATGGGAGACGGCATAAACGACGCGCCCTCGCTGAAAACCTCTGACGTGGGGGTTTCGGTTGACAACGCCGTCGACGTAGCCAAAGAATCCGCCGACATCATCCTTCTCAAAAACGATTTAACCGTGCTAGCCAAAGGAGTGCTGGAGGGCAGAAAAACCTTCGGCAACACCATGAAATACGTCATGATGGGCGTCAGCAGCAACTTTGGCAACATGTTCAGCGTCGCGGGGGCTTCCCTTATTTTGCCGCTTTTGGGCTTCGATTTTTTGCCCATGCTCCCCATTCAGATTCTTCTCAACAACCTGCTCTATGACCTATCGCAGTCCACCATAACCACCGACAACGTGGACCCCGAGTACGTGGAGAAACCCAAACGTTGGGACATCGGTTTCATACGCAACTTCATGTTATACCTTGGACCCGTAAGCTCCGTCTTTGACTTCTTAACCTTCTTCGTAATGCTGTTCATATTCTTCCCCTTGTTCCCCGGCATGCCTCAGGAACCCCTGTTCCAGACAGCTTGGTTCCTCGAATCCTTGGCTACCCAGACCTTCATTATCTTTGCAATTCGCACTCGAAAATCGCCTTTCTGGACCAGCAAACCAGGCAAGTTTATGGTTCTGAGCAGCATAGTCATCGTTGCGTTTGCCATTGCAATTCCCTACACGGCTCTTGGTGACCAGTACTTCAGCTTCGTGCCTCCTCCCCCGCTCTTCTACGGCTTTTTAGTACTGCTCATAGGCGCATATCTGGGTCTCGCTGAAGTTGTTAAACGATGGTTCTACAAACGGCATTCCTACCGCATTGAACAAGTGCTGATTCCCAAACGCAGAATCGCCTACCTGAGCCGAAACGCCCGTTTAGTGCAGGATATTGCAG is a window encoding:
- the mgtA gene encoding magnesium-translocating P-type ATPase — protein: MSNGNGYTSGSGENAPKTQPMLSVEELLTLPAEQLYTRLETSQAGLSAEEAEERLELYGPNELAHGQKHSAIKQFFLNFKSPLVIILMVAGAISGLLQILGLTSDGLANFVIIYIIVFISVILDFYQESKAEHAAETLKEKVTTTATALRNGIRTEVKLHDVVPGDVIYLSAGDITPADARVITAKDLFVNQSSLTGESFPVEKTPTLVTIKDASLSEWNNYLFMGTSIVSGTATAVVVRTGTTTEYGRIAKKLVERPPETEFERGVKSFGFLIMQVTLLLVLFVFLINALLHPDTNGILNALLFSVALAVGLTPELLPMIITVNLSRGALAMSKKGVIVKRLASIENFGSMNVLCTDKTGTLTENKITLVLHVDPEGKDDDKVLLYSYLNSFYQTGLKSPLDEAILVHEEHNLAGYQKIDEVPFDFVRRRVSVVVEKDRQRFFIAKGAPEEILKVCAFCETSELVTDLAEEIRKKAEQKYLDLSSEGFRVLGVAYKKLKEEKATYSVNDESNMVFLGFVAFLDPPKETAKQSLKLLSDAGIELKILTGDNELVARKTCEQLGFEVKGVALGSEIVQMHDDALARVVEDANVFARVTPVQKDRIINLLKGNGHVVGFMGDGINDAPSLKTSDVGVSVDNAVDVAKESADIILLKNDLTVLAKGVLEGRKTFGNTMKYVMMGVSSNFGNMFSVAGASLILPLLGFDFLPMLPIQILLNNLLYDLSQSTITTDNVDPEYVEKPKRWDIGFIRNFMLYLGPVSSVFDFLTFFVMLFIFFPLFPGMPQEPLFQTAWFLESLATQTFIIFAIRTRKSPFWTSKPGKFMVLSSIVIVAFAIAIPYTALGDQYFSFVPPPPLFYGFLVLLIGAYLGLAEVVKRWFYKRHSYRIEQVLIPKRRIAYLSRNARLVQDIAAAICLHAEHEITFDDLLEDLSSSVSFPVDSDQMLQNLQHLRRGGLISVDWHKRIIKREGPMKEYVAKRVVASDMWPILLEDWLKINQTLKEKHGEVNPDFQEFLLPRQRR